In Burkholderia sp. GAS332, one DNA window encodes the following:
- a CDS encoding Pimeloyl-ACP methyl ester carboxylesterase: MKNIIHFSHANGFPASTYRTIFAELADDYELRSIERIGHDARYPVTQDWPHLVEQLLDDIDRSYEQPVWLVGHSLGGYLSLMAALKKPQWVRGVVMLDSPVIAGWRSSMLRVSQWTGLDERLSPAAATRTRRTQWASRDEAWRHFHSKPAFARWDERMLSDYVDFGIPQSSPDGARSLAFDRRTEYQIYKTLPHTLGHRLARGAPVPVGFIAGTRSREVRQVGLDATRRATGGHVEWIEGSHLYPMEKPLETARAVQRMLRELERGA, from the coding sequence TTGAAAAACATCATCCACTTCTCGCACGCGAACGGTTTCCCAGCGTCGACTTACCGGACGATCTTCGCTGAACTCGCCGACGACTATGAACTGCGCTCCATCGAGCGCATCGGTCACGACGCGCGTTATCCGGTCACGCAGGACTGGCCGCATCTGGTCGAGCAGCTGCTTGACGACATCGACCGGTCGTATGAGCAGCCGGTGTGGCTGGTCGGCCATTCGCTGGGCGGCTATCTGTCGCTGATGGCCGCGCTGAAAAAACCGCAATGGGTGAGGGGCGTGGTAATGCTCGATTCGCCCGTCATCGCCGGTTGGCGCAGCAGCATGCTGCGGGTGTCGCAATGGACCGGACTCGACGAGCGCCTGTCGCCCGCGGCTGCCACCCGCACGCGCCGCACGCAGTGGGCGAGCCGCGACGAGGCGTGGCGGCACTTTCATTCGAAGCCGGCATTCGCCCGCTGGGACGAGCGGATGCTGTCCGACTACGTCGACTTCGGCATCCCGCAAAGCTCGCCCGATGGCGCTCGATCACTCGCTTTCGACCGGCGCACCGAGTATCAGATCTATAAGACCCTGCCGCATACGCTTGGGCACCGCCTCGCGCGCGGCGCCCCGGTGCCGGTGGGGTTCATCGCCGGCACGCGCTCAAGGGAGGTGCGCCAGGTCGGTCTGGACGCCACGCGCCGCGCAACGGGCGGTCATGTGGAATGGATCGAAGGCAGCCATCTGTATCCCATGGAAAAACCGCTCGAAACCGCGCGCGCGGTGCAGCGGATGTTGCGCGAACTGGAGCGGGGGGCTTAA
- a CDS encoding CTP synthase, whose product MTKYVFVTGGVVSSLGKGIAAASLAAILESRGLKVTLLKLDPYINVDPGTMSPFQHGEVFVTEDGAETDLDLGHYERFISTKMRKANNFTTGQIYESVIRKERRGDYLGKTVQVIPHITNEIQAFIERGAASATCGEPDVAIVEVGGTVGDIESLPFLEAARQMSLRMGRNSACFVHLTLVPWVATAGELKTKPTQHSVQKLREIGISPHVLLCRADRRIPDDERAKISMFSNVPEDAVISVWDADSIYKIPQMLHDQGLDAIICEELKLTPKPADLSMWSSLVEKLEHPKHEVTIGMVGKYVDLTESYKSLIEALRHASMHTSTKVNIEYIDSEEIETQGVESLKHLDAVLVPGGFGRRGTEGKIAAIRYAREAKVPYLGICLGMQLAVIEFARDVVGLKNANSTEFDQETENRVVALITEWYDREGKVEKRTEESDLGGTMRLGSQRCPIKPGTMAEEIYGKDVNERHRHRYEVNNRFVPQLEAGGLIISARTPSEDLPEMMELPRSMHPWFVGVQFHPEFTSTPRDGHPLFKSFVEAALAHHQELAGVEEKA is encoded by the coding sequence ATGACCAAATATGTTTTCGTCACCGGCGGCGTAGTATCTTCCCTCGGCAAGGGTATTGCCGCCGCTTCCCTCGCCGCGATCCTCGAATCGCGCGGTCTTAAAGTCACCCTCCTCAAGCTCGATCCCTACATCAACGTCGACCCCGGCACGATGAGCCCGTTTCAACACGGTGAAGTGTTCGTGACGGAAGATGGAGCGGAGACTGACCTCGACCTCGGCCACTATGAGCGCTTCATCAGCACGAAGATGCGCAAGGCCAATAACTTCACCACGGGCCAGATTTACGAATCGGTGATCCGCAAGGAGCGCCGCGGCGATTATCTCGGCAAGACGGTGCAGGTCATTCCGCACATCACGAACGAAATCCAGGCGTTCATCGAACGCGGCGCGGCTTCCGCGACGTGTGGTGAGCCGGATGTCGCCATCGTCGAAGTGGGCGGCACCGTGGGCGACATCGAATCGCTGCCGTTCCTCGAGGCTGCGCGTCAGATGAGCCTGCGCATGGGCCGCAACAGCGCGTGCTTCGTGCACCTCACGCTGGTGCCTTGGGTCGCCACCGCAGGCGAGCTGAAAACCAAGCCTACTCAGCACAGCGTGCAGAAGCTGCGTGAAATCGGTATCTCACCGCACGTGCTGCTGTGCCGCGCCGATCGCCGCATTCCGGACGACGAGCGCGCAAAGATCTCGATGTTCTCGAACGTGCCCGAAGACGCGGTGATTTCCGTGTGGGACGCCGACAGCATCTACAAGATTCCGCAGATGCTGCACGACCAGGGTCTGGACGCGATCATCTGCGAAGAGCTCAAGCTCACGCCGAAGCCGGCCGATCTGTCGATGTGGTCGAGTCTCGTCGAGAAGCTCGAGCATCCGAAGCACGAAGTCACGATCGGCATGGTCGGCAAGTATGTCGATCTGACCGAGTCGTACAAGTCGCTGATCGAAGCGCTGCGCCATGCGTCGATGCATACGTCGACCAAGGTCAACATCGAGTACATCGATTCGGAAGAGATCGAGACGCAAGGCGTCGAGAGCCTCAAGCATCTGGATGCCGTGCTCGTGCCGGGTGGCTTCGGCCGCCGTGGCACCGAAGGCAAGATCGCTGCGATCCGCTATGCACGCGAAGCGAAGGTGCCGTATCTCGGCATCTGCCTCGGTATGCAACTGGCTGTGATCGAATTCGCTCGCGACGTGGTTGGCCTGAAGAACGCGAACAGCACCGAGTTCGATCAGGAAACCGAGAACCGCGTGGTCGCGCTGATCACCGAGTGGTACGACCGCGAAGGGAAGGTCGAGAAGCGTACCGAAGAATCGGATCTGGGCGGCACGATGCGCCTTGGTTCGCAGCGTTGTCCGATCAAGCCCGGCACGATGGCCGAAGAGATCTATGGCAAGGATGTGAACGAACGCCATCGTCACCGTTATGAGGTCAATAACCGTTTCGTGCCCCAGCTCGAAGCCGGTGGCCTTATCATCAGCGCCCGTACCCCGAGTGAAGATCTGCCGGAAATGATGGAATTGCCGCGCAGCATGCACCCGTGGTTCGTCGGTGTGCAATTCCACCCGGAATTCACGTCCACGCCGCGTGACGGCCATCCGCTGTTCAAGTCGTTTGTCGAAGCGGCGCTCGCGCATCATCAAGAATTGGCGGGTGTCGAGGAGAAAGCATGA
- a CDS encoding 2-dehydro-3-deoxyphosphooctonate aldolase (KDO 8-P synthase) — protein sequence MKLGDFEIGLDKPFFLIAGTCVVESEQMTIDTAGRLKEICAKLNIPFIYKSSYDKANRSSGKSFRGLGMDEGLRILSEVKRQLGLPVLTDVHAEHEIEQVASVVDVLQTPAFLCRQTDFIHACARSGKPVNIKKGQFLAPHDMKNVIDKARDAAREAGLSEDRFMACERGVSFGYNNLVSDMRSLAIMRETNAPVVFDATHSVQLPGGQGTSSGGQREFVPVLARAAVAVGVSGLFMETHPNPAQAKSDGPNAVPLHRMADLLETLVTLDQAVKRAPFLESDFN from the coding sequence ATGAAGCTGGGCGATTTCGAAATCGGGCTCGACAAGCCGTTTTTCCTGATCGCTGGCACCTGTGTGGTCGAATCGGAACAGATGACGATCGACACAGCGGGCCGGCTGAAGGAAATCTGCGCGAAGCTGAACATCCCGTTCATCTACAAATCGTCATACGACAAGGCCAACCGCAGCAGCGGCAAGTCGTTCCGCGGTCTGGGCATGGACGAAGGTTTGCGCATCCTGTCGGAAGTGAAGCGTCAGCTCGGTTTGCCGGTGCTGACCGATGTGCACGCCGAGCACGAAATCGAACAGGTTGCGTCGGTGGTCGACGTCCTGCAAACGCCCGCTTTCCTGTGCCGTCAAACGGACTTCATCCACGCTTGTGCGCGTTCGGGCAAACCGGTCAACATCAAGAAAGGCCAGTTTCTCGCACCGCACGACATGAAGAATGTGATCGACAAGGCGCGTGATGCGGCGCGTGAAGCGGGTCTCTCGGAAGACCGCTTCATGGCCTGCGAACGCGGCGTGTCGTTCGGTTATAACAACCTCGTGTCGGACATGCGTTCGCTTGCGATCATGCGCGAAACCAATGCGCCGGTCGTGTTCGACGCTACCCACTCGGTGCAGTTGCCGGGCGGGCAGGGCACGAGCTCGGGCGGTCAGCGCGAATTTGTGCCGGTGCTGGCGCGTGCCGCGGTTGCCGTCGGTGTGTCGGGTCTCTTCATGGAAACCCATCCGAATCCGGCGCAAGCCAAGTCGGACGGCCCGAACGCGGTGCCGTTGCATCGCATGGCCGATCTGCTCGAAACGCTGGTTACGCTCGATCAGGCCGTCAAGCGCGCGCCGTTCCTCGAAAGCGATTTCAACTGA
- a CDS encoding enolase: MSAIVDIIGREILDSRGNPTVECDVLLESGTMGRAAVPSGASTGSREAIELRDGEAGRYGGKGVLKAVEHINTEISEAIMGLDASEQAFLDKTLLELDGTDNKSRLGANAMLAVSMAVAKAAAEEAGLPLYRYFGGSGAMQLPVPMMNIVNGGAHANNSLDIQEFMIVPVSQPTFREALRCGAEVFHALKKILSDRGMSTAVGDEGGFAPNFGSNDECLSTILQAIEKAGYRAGEDVLLALDCAASEFYHDGKYQLAGEGLQLSSTEFADYLANLADKFPIVSIEDGMHESDWAGWKILTDKLGKKVQLVGDDLFVTNTRILKEGIEKGIANSILIKINQIGTLTETFAAIEMAKRAGYTAVISHRSGETEDSTIADIAVGLNAGQIKTGSLSRSDRISKYNQLLRIEEDLGDIASYPGKSAFYNLR, from the coding sequence ATGAGTGCTATCGTAGATATCATCGGTCGAGAGATTCTCGATTCGCGAGGCAACCCCACCGTCGAATGCGACGTGCTGCTCGAGTCGGGCACGATGGGCCGCGCTGCGGTGCCGTCGGGTGCATCGACGGGCTCGCGCGAAGCGATAGAACTGCGCGACGGCGAAGCCGGCCGTTACGGCGGCAAGGGCGTGCTGAAGGCTGTCGAGCACATCAACACCGAAATCTCCGAAGCGATCATGGGCCTCGACGCTTCCGAGCAGGCCTTCCTCGACAAGACCCTGCTGGAACTCGACGGCACCGACAACAAGTCGCGCCTTGGCGCAAACGCGATGCTGGCCGTTTCGATGGCCGTCGCGAAGGCCGCTGCTGAAGAAGCCGGCCTGCCGCTGTACCGCTACTTCGGCGGCTCGGGCGCCATGCAACTGCCGGTGCCGATGATGAACATCGTCAACGGTGGCGCGCACGCGAACAACAGCCTGGATATCCAGGAATTCATGATCGTGCCGGTCAGCCAGCCGACCTTCCGCGAAGCCCTGCGCTGCGGCGCTGAAGTGTTCCACGCGCTGAAGAAGATCCTGAGCGACCGCGGCATGAGCACGGCCGTGGGCGACGAAGGCGGCTTCGCGCCGAACTTCGGCAGCAACGACGAATGTCTGTCGACCATCCTGCAAGCTATCGAAAAGGCAGGCTATCGCGCTGGTGAAGACGTGCTGCTGGCACTCGACTGCGCAGCGAGCGAGTTCTACCACGATGGCAAGTACCAGTTGGCGGGCGAAGGCCTGCAACTGTCGTCGACGGAATTCGCTGACTACCTGGCGAACCTGGCCGACAAGTTCCCGATCGTCTCGATCGAAGATGGCATGCACGAAAGCGATTGGGCCGGCTGGAAGATCCTGACCGACAAGCTCGGCAAGAAGGTGCAACTGGTGGGCGACGACCTGTTCGTCACCAACACGCGCATCCTGAAGGAAGGCATCGAGAAGGGCATCGCCAACTCGATCCTGATCAAGATCAACCAGATCGGTACGCTGACGGAAACCTTCGCGGCGATCGAAATGGCGAAGCGCGCCGGCTACACGGCTGTGATCTCGCACCGCTCGGGCGAAACCGAAGATTCGACGATCGCGGATATCGCGGTCGGCCTGAACGCCGGTCAGATCAAGACGGGTTCGCTGTCGCGTTCGGACCGCATCTCGAAGTACAACCAGTTGCTGCGTATCGAAGAAGACCTCGGCGATATCGCCAGCTACCCGGGCAAGTCGGCGTTCTACAATCTGCGCTAA
- a CDS encoding cell division protein FtsB: protein MRLVTAVLIVLLALIQYPLWWGHGGWLRVHELQQQLAQQLQKNTDSKLRNERIQGEVQDLQNGTAAVEERARYEMGMVKDGEVFVQFVSPNAPLPNTNTPSVTTSTRGEVSAAPLHVVPNPESRAKPDRKHGGKTAVKDKKATH, encoded by the coding sequence ATGCGGCTTGTCACTGCTGTCCTGATCGTTCTGCTGGCGCTGATCCAGTACCCGCTCTGGTGGGGGCACGGCGGTTGGTTGCGCGTGCACGAGTTGCAGCAGCAACTGGCGCAGCAACTGCAAAAGAACACTGATTCGAAGCTGCGCAACGAGCGTATTCAGGGCGAAGTCCAGGATTTGCAGAACGGTACGGCCGCGGTGGAAGAGCGGGCGCGTTACGAAATGGGCATGGTGAAGGACGGCGAAGTGTTCGTGCAGTTCGTCTCGCCGAACGCACCGTTGCCGAATACGAACACGCCTTCGGTGACCACGTCTACACGCGGTGAGGTGTCGGCTGCGCCACTGCATGTGGTGCCGAATCCGGAGTCGCGCGCGAAGCCGGATCGCAAGCATGGCGGGAAGACTGCGGTCAAGGACAAGAAGGCCACGCACTGA
- a CDS encoding molecular chaperone Hsp33 — MSDQLQKFMFSAAPVRGEIVSLRNTWQEVLTRRDYPAPVRTILGEMMAACALLSANLKFDGTLVMQIFGDGPAKMLVVQCSSDLSMRATAKLSGEAGNTIGDDTTMIELVNASGHGRCVITLDPRDKQPGQQPYQSIVPLSGVDGPLKSMSEVLEHYMHHSEQLDTRLWLAANTERAVGMLLQKLPGDGGIVPHPGDLDADTWERVCTLGGTMSQDELLKEEPATIFRRLFWQENVQHFEPAMTRFECSCSREKVGAMLKMLGREEVDGVIEERGHVEIHCEFCNQRYEFDPVDVAQLFVANALSEGVTPAAEQRH, encoded by the coding sequence GTGAGCGACCAGTTGCAAAAATTCATGTTCAGCGCGGCGCCGGTGCGCGGCGAGATCGTTTCGCTGCGCAACACGTGGCAGGAAGTGCTGACGCGCCGGGACTATCCGGCGCCCGTGCGGACGATTCTGGGCGAGATGATGGCCGCGTGCGCGCTGCTTTCGGCGAACCTCAAGTTCGACGGTACGCTCGTCATGCAGATTTTCGGAGACGGACCGGCCAAGATGCTGGTGGTGCAGTGCAGCTCCGACCTGTCGATGCGCGCCACCGCCAAGCTCTCCGGCGAAGCGGGCAATACCATCGGCGACGATACGACCATGATCGAGCTGGTCAACGCGAGCGGCCATGGCCGGTGCGTGATTACGCTCGACCCGCGCGACAAGCAGCCCGGCCAGCAACCGTATCAAAGTATCGTGCCGCTGTCGGGCGTGGACGGCCCGCTCAAGTCGATGTCCGAAGTGCTCGAGCACTACATGCATCACTCGGAGCAGCTCGACACGCGCCTGTGGCTCGCGGCGAACACCGAACGCGCCGTCGGCATGCTGCTGCAAAAGCTGCCGGGCGACGGCGGCATCGTCCCTCACCCGGGCGATCTGGACGCGGACACGTGGGAGCGCGTCTGCACGCTCGGCGGCACGATGTCGCAAGACGAGCTGCTGAAAGAAGAACCGGCAACGATTTTCCGCCGTCTGTTCTGGCAGGAGAACGTACAGCATTTCGAACCGGCCATGACGCGCTTCGAATGCAGCTGTTCGCGCGAAAAAGTCGGCGCGATGCTGAAGATGCTGGGCCGCGAGGAAGTGGACGGCGTGATCGAAGAACGTGGTCACGTCGAGATTCATTGCGAATTCTGTAATCAACGATACGAATTCGATCCGGTCGACGTGGCGCAACTTTTTGTCGCCAATGCGCTCTCAGAAGGCGTGACGCCGGCGGCCGAGCAGCGGCACTGA
- a CDS encoding Carbonic anhydrase or acetyltransferase, isoleucine patch superfamily — translation MTIYKLGASAPTIHESVFVADSANIIGNVTLEENSSVWFGATLRGDNEPITLGAGSNVQENAVLHTDPGFPLTIEPNVTIGHQVMLHGCTIKEGSLIGIQAVVLNGAVIGRNCLVGAGAIVTEGKVFPDNSLILGAPAKVVRELTETDIANMQRGTASYAERREYFKAQLVRIG, via the coding sequence GTGACAATTTACAAGCTTGGCGCATCAGCCCCGACCATCCACGAAAGCGTGTTCGTCGCGGATTCGGCGAACATTATCGGCAACGTCACGCTCGAGGAAAATTCGAGCGTCTGGTTCGGCGCGACGCTTCGCGGCGACAACGAACCGATCACGCTCGGTGCGGGTAGCAACGTCCAGGAAAACGCCGTGCTGCACACCGACCCGGGCTTCCCGCTGACGATCGAGCCGAATGTGACGATCGGCCACCAGGTCATGCTGCACGGCTGCACGATCAAGGAAGGCTCGCTGATCGGAATTCAGGCCGTGGTCTTGAATGGTGCGGTAATCGGCCGCAACTGTCTGGTCGGAGCGGGCGCCATCGTCACCGAAGGCAAAGTGTTTCCCGACAATTCGCTGATTCTCGGCGCGCCCGCCAAAGTGGTGCGCGAACTGACCGAGACGGATATCGCCAATATGCAGCGCGGCACGGCAAGCTATGCCGAGCGCCGCGAATATTTCAAGGCGCAGCTCGTGCGTATCGGCTAA
- a CDS encoding Uncharacterized conserved protein, contains ferritin-like DUF455 domain: MNSARPSVSPVPPISNPESDSNRANCARRSALAALREIDPATKAAAARALYAAALDGSLACPADLELAEPADLPGRPARPELVDPRKLKRRSMQSPEGRAVLLHALAHIEFNAINLALDAVWRFASMPAEFYTDWLKVAAEEAHHFSLLTARLAEFGHAYGDFPAHDGLWDMCERTRGDVLARMALVPRTLEARGLDASPPIRARLQQAGDRASAAILDVILRDEIGHVLIGNHWFRHLCDAGSLDPHATYTRLADQYHAPKLRGPFNFEARRDAGFDEAELAALVALAGLDAEQPTPSAAQAPAAMRD; encoded by the coding sequence ATGAATTCCGCTCGTCCGTCTGTTTCGCCAGTTCCGCCGATATCGAATCCGGAGAGTGATTCGAATCGCGCGAATTGCGCGCGCCGCTCAGCGCTGGCCGCATTGCGCGAAATCGACCCGGCAACCAAGGCAGCCGCGGCCCGCGCGTTATACGCCGCCGCGCTCGACGGCAGCCTCGCCTGTCCCGCGGACCTCGAACTCGCCGAGCCGGCGGACCTGCCGGGCCGTCCCGCACGCCCCGAACTGGTCGACCCACGCAAACTGAAGCGGCGCAGCATGCAATCGCCCGAAGGGCGAGCCGTCTTGCTGCACGCGCTGGCGCACATCGAGTTCAACGCCATCAATCTCGCGCTCGACGCCGTCTGGCGTTTCGCCAGTATGCCCGCCGAGTTCTACACCGACTGGCTCAAAGTCGCCGCCGAAGAGGCGCATCACTTCTCGCTGCTGACCGCGCGGCTTGCGGAATTCGGCCATGCCTACGGCGATTTTCCCGCACACGACGGCCTCTGGGATATGTGCGAGCGCACCCGTGGCGACGTGCTGGCGCGCATGGCGCTGGTGCCGCGCACCCTCGAAGCGCGTGGCCTCGACGCCTCGCCGCCGATCCGCGCCCGCTTGCAGCAGGCGGGCGACCGCGCGTCTGCGGCGATTCTCGACGTGATCCTGCGCGACGAAATAGGCCATGTGCTGATCGGCAACCACTGGTTCCGTCATCTGTGCGACGCGGGCAGCCTCGATCCGCATGCCACCTACACGCGCCTCGCCGACCAGTATCACGCACCGAAATTACGCGGTCCGTTCAATTTCGAGGCGCGTCGCGACGCCGGTTTCGACGAAGCCGAACTGGCCGCGCTGGTCGCCCTGGCTGGCCTCGACGCTGAGCAGCCGACCCCGTCGGCTGCTCAGGCCCCCGCGGCCATGCGCGACTGA
- a CDS encoding Pimeloyl-ACP methyl ester carboxylesterase — protein sequence MNTSKSEFISVRGIRLHARRWGNPDAPMLFMLHGWMDVAASFQFVVDALGGDWQVIAPDMRGFGLSDWPVAERGGGNYWIQDYLADLDALLDHYAPTGEVNLVGHSMGANIVCLYAGVRPERVRRVVDLEGFGLAPSHSAQAPKRLRTWLDELRDPPQLKRYATLDDVAGRLIKTNPRLAPPRAQFLAQHWSKPDGEGRFMLLADPAHKLRGPTLYRLDEVMAVWRKATAKVLHVEAANSPTLAQIAGEIPLDEFKARFQAFPNWREKIIDEAGHMVHHDQPEQVAALIEGFCA from the coding sequence ATGAATACCTCCAAGTCTGAATTCATTTCCGTGCGCGGCATCCGTCTGCACGCGCGGCGCTGGGGCAATCCGGATGCGCCGATGCTGTTCATGCTGCACGGCTGGATGGATGTGGCAGCGTCGTTCCAGTTCGTCGTCGACGCATTGGGCGGCGACTGGCAGGTGATTGCGCCCGATATGCGCGGCTTCGGCCTGTCGGACTGGCCGGTCGCCGAACGCGGCGGCGGCAATTACTGGATCCAGGACTACCTCGCCGATCTCGACGCGCTGCTCGACCACTATGCACCGACCGGCGAAGTCAATCTGGTCGGCCACAGCATGGGCGCGAACATCGTCTGCCTGTATGCCGGCGTGCGGCCGGAGCGGGTGCGGCGAGTGGTCGATCTGGAAGGCTTTGGTCTTGCGCCGTCGCACTCGGCACAAGCGCCCAAGCGTCTTCGCACCTGGCTCGACGAGTTGCGCGATCCGCCGCAGTTGAAGCGCTATGCGACGCTGGATGACGTCGCCGGCCGCCTGATCAAAACCAACCCGCGCCTCGCTCCGCCGCGCGCGCAGTTCCTCGCGCAGCATTGGTCCAAGCCGGACGGCGAAGGGCGCTTCATGCTGCTTGCCGATCCGGCGCACAAACTGCGCGGGCCGACGCTGTACCGTCTCGACGAAGTGATGGCCGTGTGGCGCAAGGCCACCGCCAAAGTGCTGCACGTCGAGGCGGCTAACTCGCCCACGCTCGCGCAGATCGCCGGCGAGATTCCGCTCGACGAATTCAAGGCGCGTTTCCAGGCTTTCCCGAACTGGCGCGAGAAGATCATCGACGAAGCGGGGCACATGGTGCACCACGACCAGCCGGAGCAGGTGGCCGCGCTGATCGAGGGCTTCTGCGCCTAG